The Verrucomicrobiia bacterium genome contains the following window.
ATCGAATCGCCACAACCAGCCGGGACGGCACTGCCAGGATTTGGGATAGTCAGACTGGACATCCAATTGGGATGCCTCTCCAGCATCCCAGATGGGTTGAGTGCGCCAGTTTTAGCCCAGACGGACGCCGACTCGTCACGACATGTGACGATCATAAGGCGCGGGTCTGGGATTTGGCAAAAGCTAATCTAGTTTTGCCCTATTTGAATCACAAGGATGTCGTGACGGCAGCAGAGTTCGGTCCGGACGGCCGACTGATTCTTACGGCCAGTCTGGATGGAACCCTTAGAATCTGGCTCGCTGATGGTCACGAACCGTTGGTTCCAAATCCAATCCTGCGGCAAAGCGACCGAGTAACGCACGCCGCCTTCGGCCCAGACGGCCACCGAATCGTTGCCTCATGTATTGATGGTACAGTCCGGGTTTGGGATCTCGCGGGCGCCATGGTGGCACCGCAACCCATTCGAAAGCCATTCAGCCCGGATGGAAGCCGGTATTTGGATTGTTCCAATAATGAACTTCGGGTTTACGACGCGCTCTCGAAGCAGCCGATTTCACCTTTGATTAAGTTCCCAGCGGTATTCGAACAGGCTGAGCTAAGCCAGGGAGGCAAATTTGTATTGACTGTCTCGAAGACGCCAAACGAGCCGGGCGGTCGAGCCATCCAGATATTTGAAGCCGCAGCAGGCCAGAGAATTGGGCCAAGGATTCTCACAGCATGTAAACCCCAGTCGCTCCTTCTAAATGGTGAAGGCTCGTATCTCATAAGTATTGCCGATGGCGTTTTGCAAGCCTGGTCCACCAGGACGGGGACCCCTCTTTTCAGCAATAGGATTTCGCGCATCAATGCGCAGGGAGCGGCTTTTAACCCGGCCGGCAATACTGTTGCCGCTTGGAGCGGCAGCCGGGTTAGAGTCTTGAATATCGCAACAGGTGAAGAGTTGTTTTCACCGCTTGAGCACCCCTTTCCAGTTAAACACGCCGAGTTTAGTTTGGATGGAAAGCGCCTAATCACCTGTGGTGCTGATCCCGTGTTTACAAAATGCTACGCGCAAGTCTGGGACGCTGCTACGGGGCGTCCGGTGGGCGCGCAAATGAAGCATGGTGATGGCGTGGTTTACGCATCTTTTAGCCCGGACGGCGCGCGCGTCGCGACATCCGGGGAGGATTACAAGGCGATTATTTGGAATGCGCTCACCGGAAGCCAGGTTACGCCTTCACTCCCGCATGGGAACCAGGTCTGGACAACGGTATTTGACGACCATGGCAAATGGGTGGTGACTGCCAGTTCGGACCAAACTGCACGGATTTGGAATGCGTCCACGGGCGACCCGTTGACGCCGCCGTTGCGCCACCTGCTGCCTTTGAGGAGCGCGCATTTTCTGAGCGACGGCAGCCACGTAGTCACACTTGATAGAGAGGGTGGCGGGTGCATTTGGAATCTGCCTCTCGAACAAAAGCCGGTGGAGGATGTCGTTTGCATGGCTCGAGTAATTAGCGCGGATAGTGTCAACCCTTCGCACGTCGTGATAGCCACACAGCCTGAATCCCTCCAGAGGGACTGGGAACGACTCCGAGCAAAATACCCTTCCAATTTTACAATATCTTCCGAGGAACTCGCTCGCTGGCACGAATTTCAAGCGCAGGAAAGTGAGAACGAAGGGCAATGGTTTGCCGCAGCATTTCACCTCGAGCAGCTTTTGAAAATTCGGCCTGGCGACCGTGCCCTGGCCGAACACCTGGCCGCCGCGCGCAAGCGCCTGGGAGCCGCAGATTGACTTTCTATGGAGCGGGGTGGCCCGGTTCTCAAACCGTGACCACCCCATTCCTCATCTCCCCATCCAGCATTTGGCGCAAAGTGACTAAAAGCTCCTCGACTGAGAACGGCTTTTTCACAAAAGCCTGGACTTCCAGTCTGCCCTTTTCGACCAGGGTTGCATCCGAGCCGAGGCCGGTCATCCCGATAACCTTAAGGGTTGGATCGATTTTGCGGAGGGTTTTGATGGTTGTGGGGCCGTCCATAACCGGCATCATCATGTCCGAAATCAGCGCGCGGATTTCTCCTCTGTACTGGTGGTAAAGCGCTATGGCTTCGCCTCCGTGCCTGGCAGTGAGCACACGATAGCCAAACGCTTCCA
Protein-coding sequences here:
- a CDS encoding protein kinase → MGQDFFDGSPESARADVAGPGMPLHRVPPTIPDHQLLRCIGRGSYGEVWLALNAMRMFRAVKIVDRRYFRDQRPFERELSGIRRFEPISRSHESFIDILHIGIDEANGFFYYVMELGDDLAAGQNIDLHRYSPKTLAKDISRRGMLPWQECLELGLALSQALAELHKRGLVHRDVKPSNIIFVNGVAKLADIGLVADVNDAFSYVGTEGFIPPEGPGLPQADVYALGKILYEAMTGKSQEFPELPTLWDKSPERERFLELNEVILRACNSDLRRRYKNGWDIHADLLVLANGKSVKRLRKLERWLTQARRIAAVSLVVLSITGTIGYQVYRRHRDAIESRQREVGADVAYGNRSMESGDLIDSLPYFAEALRLDHGNQDSELVHRIRLGSVLAQCPMLIRMWSRPLEVDVAAFGPNGLSVLMVEYEGRAQIFDTQTGKAISPRFGQETGIRQGAFSPDGHFVVTSSEDGTACIWRAQDGVRVLRLKHPDKVLNATFSPDGKRIVTACLDKIARVWNAGTGALELKIEGHIDSVLCAVFSPDGHRIATTSRDGTARIWDSQTGHPIGMPLQHPRWVECASFSPDGRRLVTTCDDHKARVWDLAKANLVLPYLNHKDVVTAAEFGPDGRLILTASLDGTLRIWLADGHEPLVPNPILRQSDRVTHAAFGPDGHRIVASCIDGTVRVWDLAGAMVAPQPIRKPFSPDGSRYLDCSNNELRVYDALSKQPISPLIKFPAVFEQAELSQGGKFVLTVSKTPNEPGGRAIQIFEAAAGQRIGPRILTACKPQSLLLNGEGSYLISIADGVLQAWSTRTGTPLFSNRISRINAQGAAFNPAGNTVAAWSGSRVRVLNIATGEELFSPLEHPFPVKHAEFSLDGKRLITCGADPVFTKCYAQVWDAATGRPVGAQMKHGDGVVYASFSPDGARVATSGEDYKAIIWNALTGSQVTPSLPHGNQVWTTVFDDHGKWVVTASSDQTARIWNASTGDPLTPPLRHLLPLRSAHFLSDGSHVVTLDREGGGCIWNLPLEQKPVEDVVCMARVISADSVNPSHVVIATQPESLQRDWERLRAKYPSNFTISSEELARWHEFQAQESENEGQWFAAAFHLEQLLKIRPGDRALAEHLAAARKRLGAAD